A single window of Mycobacterium sp. ITM-2016-00318 DNA harbors:
- a CDS encoding AlpA family transcriptional regulator, translated as MASKTIQAATARRYASLKEAGAYVGVGERTIRDWITRGLIKGYKINARLIRVDLNELDAAMRPFGGAA; from the coding sequence TTGGCAAGCAAGACGATTCAAGCTGCTACCGCCCGCCGCTATGCCAGCCTCAAAGAGGCCGGGGCATACGTCGGCGTCGGAGAGCGGACGATCCGGGATTGGATCACGCGCGGCCTGATCAAGGGCTACAAGATCAACGCGCGACTCATCCGTGTGGATCTGAACGAGCTCGACGCAGCCATGCGGCCGTTCGGCGGTGCAGCGTAA